The Planococcus liqunii genome includes a region encoding these proteins:
- a CDS encoding STAS domain-containing protein — protein sequence MNFRIPILKLRDTLIVSIQWELDDQTAIQFQEDLLTKLHETSARGVVIDLTSIDFIDSFIAKVLGDVISMSSLMGARVVITGIQPAVAITLIELGIRLEDVMTALDLENGLDKLQLELEA from the coding sequence ATGAACTTTCGAATTCCAATTTTAAAGCTGCGGGATACGCTTATTGTATCCATCCAATGGGAACTGGACGATCAAACGGCCATTCAATTTCAAGAAGACTTACTGACAAAGCTGCACGAAACGAGTGCACGTGGAGTAGTCATTGACTTAACATCAATCGATTTTATCGATTCATTTATCGCAAAAGTCCTGGGAGACGTCATCAGCATGTCAAGCCTAATGGGAGCGCGAGTGGTTATTACCGGTATCCAGCCAGCAGTGGCTATCACTTTAATCGAATTAGGAATTCGACTTGAAGATGTAATGACAGCACTGGATTTAGAAAATGGCTTGGATAAACTTCAACTGGAATTGGAGGCTTAA
- a CDS encoding type II toxin-antitoxin system PemK/MazF family toxin, producing MIVKRGDVFFAELSPVVGSEQGGTRPVLVIQNDIGNRFSPTVIIAAITAQIQKAKLPTHVEINAKKYGFERDSVILLEQLRTIDKSRLTDKITQLDDELMEKVDEALEISVGLVKF from the coding sequence TTGATTGTAAAACGTGGTGACGTTTTTTTTGCAGAACTTTCGCCAGTTGTCGGGTCTGAGCAAGGCGGGACCCGTCCTGTATTGGTGATACAAAATGATATAGGAAATCGGTTCAGTCCAACTGTTATCATTGCAGCGATTACTGCGCAGATCCAAAAAGCGAAATTGCCGACTCACGTTGAAATCAATGCGAAAAAGTATGGTTTTGAACGTGATTCGGTCATCTTGCTTGAGCAATTGCGGACCATTGATAAATCTCGTTTGACTGACAAAATTACCCAGCTTGATGATGAGTTGATGGAAAAAGTGGACGAAGCACTTGAAATCAGTGTCGGCCTTGTAAAGTTCTAA
- the alr gene encoding alanine racemase gives MTENYRPTKAVIDLGAIEKNLAAFKERSQGAELIAVVKADAYGHGAIEVANRAVESGVQFLAVATPDEALHLRNHGFQTKILVMGATPASFLPVAQKEEIEVAAISLEWLQMAAAAVKPDLPSLKIHLKVDTGMRRVGVLTEEAPTAIELIRQYPFEFTGIFTHFATADEESGELFQRQVHEMKAVIDQLDDPQVLVHVSNSAAAIMHPELAYGAVRIGISMYGIAPSPYVEEKMPFQLVPALSLETEVVHVKKVKAGETLSYGATYRSEKDEWIATLPIGYADGMLRGLQGQDVLIRGERMPVVGRICMDQCMVRLNEQVPVGEKVQLIGKQGDGLVRIDEWAEKLGTIPYEIPCILTKRIPRMYH, from the coding sequence ATGACAGAAAACTATAGACCAACAAAAGCGGTCATTGATTTGGGCGCAATCGAAAAAAACCTGGCCGCTTTCAAAGAACGCAGCCAAGGGGCCGAATTGATTGCAGTGGTAAAAGCGGATGCTTACGGCCATGGCGCAATCGAAGTGGCTAATCGTGCAGTAGAGAGCGGCGTGCAGTTTCTGGCGGTGGCAACACCGGACGAAGCGCTGCACCTCCGGAACCACGGCTTCCAAACAAAAATTTTGGTGATGGGCGCCACGCCGGCATCATTCCTCCCGGTCGCGCAAAAAGAAGAAATTGAGGTGGCTGCTATTTCACTGGAATGGCTCCAAATGGCAGCCGCTGCTGTGAAGCCCGATCTTCCTTCTTTGAAAATTCACCTGAAAGTCGACACCGGTATGCGACGGGTAGGGGTTCTGACAGAAGAGGCGCCAACAGCCATCGAATTGATCCGCCAGTACCCATTTGAATTTACCGGCATTTTCACTCATTTTGCTACGGCGGACGAAGAGTCAGGTGAGCTGTTCCAGCGCCAAGTGCATGAAATGAAGGCCGTTATCGATCAATTGGACGACCCGCAAGTGTTGGTTCATGTGTCCAACAGTGCAGCGGCCATCATGCATCCGGAGCTGGCTTACGGCGCCGTTCGCATCGGCATTTCGATGTATGGCATTGCCCCGTCCCCTTATGTAGAGGAAAAGATGCCGTTCCAACTGGTTCCGGCTCTTAGCCTTGAAACGGAAGTGGTCCATGTGAAAAAAGTGAAAGCTGGCGAAACCTTGAGTTACGGCGCGACTTACCGCAGTGAAAAAGACGAATGGATTGCGACGCTTCCAATCGGCTATGCGGATGGCATGCTGCGTGGGCTTCAAGGGCAGGATGTCTTAATTCGGGGAGAACGGATGCCGGTTGTCGGCCGCATCTGCATGGATCAGTGCATGGTTCGTTTAAACGAACAAGTGCCGGTTGGTGAAAAAGTGCAGCTTATCGGCAAACAGGGAGACGGCTTGGTCCGAATTGACGAGTGGGCAGAGAAACTTGGGACCATCCCCTATGAAATCCCGTGCATATTGACGAAAAGAATCCCTCGAATGTACCATTAA
- a CDS encoding RsbT co-antagonist protein RsbRA, whose product MNKKMAGYIQENSTEIISKWQELMKNEKDERSFQVMPTDLMNQTSKEFADLMVSNLLESHQAYENRLNDFAEKVVRLGWSITFVTKAITHFSEVVFEGMQEKGIITKDNFSDFYKEFNNWIIPIRDSTIDTYSKTWERTVSLQKIALQELSASLIPVFDKVSVMPLVGTIDTERAKLIMENLLEGVVKHRAEVVLLDITGVPVVDTMVAHHIIQAADAVRLVGAKCMLVGIRPEIAQTIVTLGINLNEFTTTSTLQRGVEQALAWTNRQIVEVEE is encoded by the coding sequence ATGAATAAGAAAATGGCTGGATACATCCAGGAAAATTCCACGGAGATTATTTCAAAGTGGCAGGAATTGATGAAAAACGAGAAAGACGAACGTTCTTTCCAAGTGATGCCGACCGATTTAATGAATCAGACGAGCAAGGAATTCGCTGATTTGATGGTCTCGAATTTATTGGAAAGCCATCAGGCATATGAGAATCGGTTAAACGATTTTGCAGAAAAAGTTGTGCGCCTCGGTTGGTCGATCACTTTTGTGACAAAGGCGATTACTCATTTTTCAGAAGTGGTATTCGAAGGCATGCAAGAAAAGGGAATAATCACAAAAGACAATTTCAGTGATTTCTATAAAGAGTTCAACAATTGGATCATCCCGATCCGGGACAGCACCATTGATACATATTCAAAAACTTGGGAACGGACAGTAAGTCTGCAAAAAATTGCGCTTCAGGAACTTTCTGCGTCGCTTATTCCGGTCTTTGACAAAGTATCGGTTATGCCGCTTGTCGGAACGATCGATACAGAGCGTGCAAAACTTATTATGGAGAATTTGCTTGAAGGTGTCGTAAAACACCGGGCGGAAGTAGTGCTTCTTGATATCACAGGTGTTCCGGTCGTCGATACAATGGTTGCGCACCACATTATCCAGGCGGCAGATGCCGTGCGTTTAGTGGGAGCAAAATGCATGCTGGTCGGCATCCGTCCGGAAATTGCACAAACAATTGTAACGCTGGGCATCAATTTGAACGAATTTACAACTACGAGCACGCTGCAGCGTGGAGTAGAGCAGGCACTGGCTTGGACAAATCGCCAAATCGTGGAGGTTGAAGAATAA
- a CDS encoding transcriptional regulator — protein sequence MYERSKTKKVVVKLPKQLLSELTTHSDELIQERGDYVYVSTQRVIKNVYDSHHIREAMIKGYVEMSQINLSIACECSHAEYEAEHTTVRLVSGG from the coding sequence GTGTACGAGAGGTCAAAGACAAAGAAAGTGGTAGTAAAACTGCCAAAACAACTGTTATCAGAGTTGACTACTCATTCAGATGAACTCATTCAAGAGCGCGGAGACTATGTTTACGTGTCCACGCAGCGGGTAATAAAAAATGTATACGATTCACATCATATTCGAGAAGCAATGATCAAGGGCTACGTGGAGATGTCACAAATCAATTTATCAATCGCTTGTGAATGTTCTCATGCCGAGTACGAAGCGGAGCACACGACCGTGCGACTTGTAAGCGGAGGGTGA